Genomic DNA from Lactuca sativa cultivar Salinas chromosome 8, Lsat_Salinas_v11, whole genome shotgun sequence:
actccttcaaatggatCAAAATCTATGTTTTAAATGATAAAGGTCTTGTCcatgaagccattaagccataactaaagtccaaaattgcttaggaagggatttggggcttaaaaacccatgctatatgagtttacggcccatgaaggctccatggccgtaaactcatgaatatggtcttaatccatgctttgaactcaaatttgaaggctaagaagTTTACAATACAAGCTAGGGAaagtaccttagagatttgaagccttagATTTGAGATTtagaccttaattctagcttgaggagagaggttgtgagagtttaatgagaaattggccaaaggcttcaaatgaagtcttaaaacactttatatagtgttcgtgaattggacacgatggaattttacccgatacagTCGATTCTATACTTATTCCGATTACTAAAGTGGggagttaaaatgatttctaaatgtattaagacacccattaagtcattttaggtcgatataaactaatgacttaataaaatggcgaaattggaaacgaatttgaaaatgacgtttggttgatcggattggattacaagttgtggtacaagaagtgatatgaaatttcgggttgttacactcgggttcgggtcttgtgcgaggttcgggcccgagaggacccttcgggttcggcTTAGGAGGGTTCgatccctaagaggactttcggcactaagaggggtttcggctccttaagaggggtttttgttccttaagcctattttactcgtttttaccccgtttcaagccgttttgacccggttaagggtcggaataacccaaatgacttcaaaaagttatgggaacttttgagagagatttgggagagatttcacattcttggagagatttctcatacaaagagagatttgggagagatttcacattcttggagacatttctcatacaaagagagatttgggagagatttcacattcttggagagatttctcatacaaagagagatttgggagatatttcacattcttggagagatttctcatacaaagagagtttttggagagatttcacattcttggagagatttctcatacaaagagagttttgggagagatttcacattcttggagagatttgggagagatttgacatacgtggggagatttgggagagatttgacatatgtggggagatttgggagagattaatCTGAATTCATGGTAATAACCATTAGTCCATTATCAACCATTAGAGATTCAGATCAACAAGAAAAAACATAGACCAACAAAGATAATTTGATTAATCTAAATGTACGTTTCTAGTGCATCATTAAAGATACGAACAAAAACCTCCATCTCTGTAGCCGAAAGACACACACCAATCTCCAGATCTTCACTTTGATCTTTGCACGCAGCCATGGATATGGATCCATTATAATCTATCGAAAGCGTTTCATGCTTATTAGGCTTCCCCCATCCGAAATCCAAATCGTAAAACTTGAGCTTCGGTGATCCAGCAACCCCGATCATTGTTGTTGGCTTCAGTTCAGACAAGAAATCTTCAAACGATCCTAAATCTTTCACGATTCCGTCTTTATCAGTAAAAGTCTCATGTAGACATTCTCCAAGCAATTTAGCAGCGTTAACAAATCCCTCCTTTCCCATTAACAGCTTCGTTTTATCCATGTTTCCACAAAACGTCACATAGTTACCAAAATAAGCTGCAGGGATCGGTGGATCCAAATGTGCTCTCCAATCGATGGTGAAACCAAAAAGTTCAAACTCATCGTTTCTTGATTCTACTATGCAACTCCATATATAACCACATGCAACTGTAAAAGATCATATATATACTAAACTAGGCAGTTGGGTTGAAACGAATTTCTTCAACTgtaaaagatgatatatatgcgACTCCATATATAACCATATGCAACTGTGAAGCTAATCTTGGAGATCAATGAAGCTGTTATATCTTGCCTCACTGAAAGTTATGCCTCTCAAAACAGCACAAACAACATACAGGCGTATCTCTAATGTCTGTAACATGAGAACAATATAATTTATACAAATATAAAAAAAGAGTTGTTGTGCTTTAAACATTCATAACATAGATAAATACTTCTGGTTTTACATGCATTTTAAGCATAGATTGCTCACTGATATCAGCAAGAGTGTAATTCAGTACTGAATCAAGACCAAGAAAAATGCGAAGGGACTACACGAATAGTGATCTTCTTCAACAAAAATTTGAACATGAAAGAAGAGCAAGCAATGAAAACCCTGATGTAATCGTTATAAGGAATTACCATTTCCCATCACAACTGCAGCAGATGGTGAAATAATACATCAGATTACAAAGTATGCCCATGGCTTCGGAATCATCGTGGAGGAGGAACCCATTATGGTAGGTGAGATCGGCAGGTGAAGATTCGAAGGAGGCAGAATTAATGTGGAGGAGGCACGTATCGGCAAAGGTATTGTCAAACGGATCCTCGACGACGATTCAATAAAGTAGCTCAAAAACTAAAAATTACATTGATCATTCATTGATTTTTCAACGATGCATCTCCGCTCAAAAGTCATTCCCTCGGATGCCTCTTTTTCCGATTTGGAAGTAAACACCATTACTCATCGATTCTGCTTAAGCATATTCATTACCGTCGACTAATCTTCGTCGATTTTAGGAATCCGACTCATCGGAAAAATGTATTTGGTCAAGAAAATGTCGTCGATGATCTAGAGATTATCGAAGATGGATAGTCGGAGGCGAGATGGTTGAAGCGAGATGAAagggtaagagagagagagagagagagagagagagagagagagagaaacaagaTGAAGGGAGTGTATAAGGATGATCGACCAAATTATCTTCTCCCTAAAATGTCCTTTGATTCAATTTAATAAGCTACCCCTGTTCTAATTTTTTCCAGTTATTAATAACAATGCCACAAATCATCTTGACCATCTATTAAATTATCTTCTCCTTAAAATGTCCTTTGATTCAATTTAATAAGCTACCCATGTTCTAATTTTTTCCAGTTATTAATAACAATGCCACAAATCATCTTGTTTGGTTCTCGGGTTCTTGGAAAACTGTGATGCAATCGTTATAAGGAATTACCATTTCCCATCACAACTTCAGCAGATGGTGAAATAATACATAAGAAGACCAAATATGCCCATGGCTTCGGAATCATCATGGAGGAGGAACCCATTACGGTAGGTGAGATTGGCAGGTGAGGATTCGAAGGAGGTGGCACGTATCGGCAAAGGTACTGTCAAACAGATCCACGATGACGATTCAATAAGTTAGCTTAATAACTAAAAATTACAATGATTATTCATTGATTTTTCAACGATGCATCTCCACTCATAAGTGATTCCCTCGGATGCCTCTTTTTTCGATTTGGAAGTAAACACCGTTACTCATCGATTCTGTTTAAGCATATTCATTAGCGTCAGCTAATCTACGTCGATTTTAGGAATCCGGCTCATCAGAAAAATGTATTTGGTCAAGAAAATGTCGTCGACGATCTAGAGATTATCGGAAATGGATAGTCGGAGGCAAAATGGTCGAAGCGGGATGAAagggtgagagagagagagagagagagaaacaagaTGAGGGTAGTGTATAAGGATGATCGACCAAAATTATCTTCTCCCTAAAATGTCCTTTGATTCAATTTAATAAGCTACCCCTATTCTATTTTTTTCCAATTATTTATAACAATGCCACTAATTATCTTTACCATCAATTATTCTCATCCAGTGGCTCTTGTTTGGTTCTCGGGTTCTTGGAAATATATGAGTTCTCAAATGTACAttcctctctccctctctctctctctctcactctatgtatatatatatatatatatatatatatatgttcaaatatggattgacatctattgtttGGATGTATCGACAATGATATTTTATGAGAATGACTTACATTGTTTGGTGATTTAAAGACGTTCAACTCCACATAACTTGTTAGAAATTGGGGTATACTAAGGCTTGGAATTATGAGAATTATGtaaaacactttcagattaaagcatt
This window encodes:
- the LOC111906221 gene encoding LOW QUALITY PROTEIN: malonyl-coenzyme A:anthocyanin 3-O-glucoside-6''-O-malonyltransferase (The sequence of the model RefSeq protein was modified relative to this genomic sequence to represent the inferred CDS: substituted 1 base at 1 genomic stop codon), whose protein sequence is MGSSSMMIPKPWAYLVFLCIISPSAEVVMGNVLNYTLADISEQSMLKMHTLEIRLYVVCAVLRGITFSELKKFVSTQLPSLVYIXSFTVACGYIWSCIVESRNDEFELFGFTIDWRAHLDPPIPAAYFGNYVTFCGNMDKTKLLMGKEGFVNAAKLLGECLHETFTDKDGIVKDLGSFEDFLSELKPTTMIGVAGSPKLKFYDLDFGWGKPNKHETLSIDYNGSISMAACKDQSEDLEIGVCLSATEMEVFVRIFNDALETYI